One genomic window of Arachis hypogaea cultivar Tifrunner chromosome 8, arahy.Tifrunner.gnm2.J5K5, whole genome shotgun sequence includes the following:
- the LOC112707610 gene encoding protein LATERAL ROOT PRIMORDIUM 1 isoform X2 yields the protein MNMLGLRDLVFIAPTHSLHHHHQQGQTIISQDHHHSHGHTNNNNDNNNNNNNNNNLPFPPSSLSVGLGIFPLITATPCMPQDNNNNVHHDQQHLLVGTNTTTATTTTNNSYWNLKMCPEVSEHDGGGGEGNNNGDGGGSSIYGPEFRVCQDCGNRAKKDCSYKRCRTCCKGRGYDCSTHVKSTWVPVSHRRARDITVVAAAALGANKRLRAFGSSQTTTTTNTSHSSTSNATTTKNAEFKQSLPSHVRAPAAFRCHRVSAIGNGEDEITYLATVHICGHVFKGFLYDQGADGKNDEVPCVSVLQLGNSGKNNNNGECSSPTPIGVPISAYPASAC from the exons aTGAACATGTTAGGCCTCAGAGACCTAGTTTTCATAGCACCAACCCATTCCCTTCACCATCATCACCAACAAGGCCAAACCATAATCTCACAAGACCACCACCATAGCCATGGccataccaacaacaacaacgacaataacaataacaataacaataacaataacctTCCTTTTCCTCCATCATCACTCAGCGTTGGCCTTGGAATCTTCCCCCTCATAACCGCCACACCCTGCATGCCACAAGATAACAATAACAACGTTCACCATGACCAACAACACCTTCTTGTTGGGACCAacaccaccaccgccaccaccaccaccaataaCAGTTACTGGAACCTCAAGATGTGTCCTGAAGTTTCAGAACACGACGGCGGCGGTGGTGAGGGAAACAACAACGGAGATGGTGGTGGTAGTAGTATCTACGGCCCTGAATTCAGGGTGTGCCAGGATTGTGGCAACAGGGCAAAGAAAGATTGCAGTTACAAGAGGTGCAGGACTTGTTGCAAGGGGCGTGGATACGATTGCAGCACTCACGTGAAGAGCACGTGGGTCCCCGTGTCGCATCGCCGGGCACGTGATATCAccgttgttgctgctgctgctcttGGGGCTAATAAGAGGCTTAGAGCTTTTGGGTCATCACAAACAACTACAACTACTAATACCTCTCATAGTTCAACTTCTAATGCTACCACAACTAAGA ATGCTGAATTCAAACAATCTTTACCGAGCCACGTTCGAGCCCCGGCGGCGTTTAGGTGCCACAGAGTGTCTGCTATTGGCAATGGGGAAGATGAAATTACATACTTGGCCACTGTCCACATTTGTGGCCATGTGTTCAAAGGGTTTCTTTATGATCAAGGTGCTGATGGCAAGAATGATGAAGTTCCTTGTGTTTCAGTGTTGCAACTTGGAAACAGtgggaagaacaacaacaatgggGAATGTTCCTCTCCAACTCCAATTGGGGTTCCAATCAGTGCCTACCCTGCTTCTGCTTGCTGA
- the LOC112707610 gene encoding protein LATERAL ROOT PRIMORDIUM 1 isoform X1 yields MNMLGLRDLVFIAPTHSLHHHHQQGQTIISQDHHHSHGHTNNNNDNNNNNNNNNNLPFPPSSLSVGLGIFPLITATPCMPQDNNNNVHHDQQHLLVGTNTTTATTTTNNSYWNLKMCPEVSEHDGGGGEGNNNGDGGGSSIYGPEFRVCQDCGNRAKKDCSYKRCRTCCKGRGYDCSTHVKSTWVPVSHRRARDITVVAAAALGANKRLRAFGSSQTTTTTNTSHSSTSNATTTKSLDSTSCHQDAEFKQSLPSHVRAPAAFRCHRVSAIGNGEDEITYLATVHICGHVFKGFLYDQGADGKNDEVPCVSVLQLGNSGKNNNNGECSSPTPIGVPISAYPASAC; encoded by the exons aTGAACATGTTAGGCCTCAGAGACCTAGTTTTCATAGCACCAACCCATTCCCTTCACCATCATCACCAACAAGGCCAAACCATAATCTCACAAGACCACCACCATAGCCATGGccataccaacaacaacaacgacaataacaataacaataacaataacaataacctTCCTTTTCCTCCATCATCACTCAGCGTTGGCCTTGGAATCTTCCCCCTCATAACCGCCACACCCTGCATGCCACAAGATAACAATAACAACGTTCACCATGACCAACAACACCTTCTTGTTGGGACCAacaccaccaccgccaccaccaccaccaataaCAGTTACTGGAACCTCAAGATGTGTCCTGAAGTTTCAGAACACGACGGCGGCGGTGGTGAGGGAAACAACAACGGAGATGGTGGTGGTAGTAGTATCTACGGCCCTGAATTCAGGGTGTGCCAGGATTGTGGCAACAGGGCAAAGAAAGATTGCAGTTACAAGAGGTGCAGGACTTGTTGCAAGGGGCGTGGATACGATTGCAGCACTCACGTGAAGAGCACGTGGGTCCCCGTGTCGCATCGCCGGGCACGTGATATCAccgttgttgctgctgctgctcttGGGGCTAATAAGAGGCTTAGAGCTTTTGGGTCATCACAAACAACTACAACTACTAATACCTCTCATAGTTCAACTTCTAATGCTACCACAACTAAGAGTTTGGATTCTACCTCTTGTCACCAGG ATGCTGAATTCAAACAATCTTTACCGAGCCACGTTCGAGCCCCGGCGGCGTTTAGGTGCCACAGAGTGTCTGCTATTGGCAATGGGGAAGATGAAATTACATACTTGGCCACTGTCCACATTTGTGGCCATGTGTTCAAAGGGTTTCTTTATGATCAAGGTGCTGATGGCAAGAATGATGAAGTTCCTTGTGTTTCAGTGTTGCAACTTGGAAACAGtgggaagaacaacaacaatgggGAATGTTCCTCTCCAACTCCAATTGGGGTTCCAATCAGTGCCTACCCTGCTTCTGCTTGCTGA